In Numida meleagris isolate 19003 breed g44 Domestic line unplaced genomic scaffold, NumMel1.0 unplaced_Scaffold1708, whole genome shotgun sequence, the DNA window tctccctctccttctccctccctctctctctttctctgtagtCATGCTTAGGCTTCTGTACTGGAACCATCTGGACAGGGAAGGCAAAGCAGCAAGGCAGCCCTGGAGGCTCAGCTGCTAGCAAAATGCCAGAAGGCAGTCAGGGGTCCTGAGCAAACCCTCTGCAGGGTCTTCCCCACTGTGACACTGCCAGGTGTCACTGTTCAACAAACCAGTCCACTGGTGGGGTGCCTCCTGCCCCTGGGTGACAGGCAATTGCTGTCCCTTGGCCTCACTCTCCCTACGTTGCTGTCTAACACCTGCAAGGCACGCTCCAGCACAATATGGTAGTGCAAGGGCTTTTATTCAACTGTTAGATTATAGTGGATGATTTGGCAAATGAGACAGCCCTTGCCACGCCAATATGGGACAGGAGTTTCTGCTTTCACTTGAcagtcacagcagcagtggcatGGGCAGGTGCAGCCTGTTTCCTAtggcttctcttcctcctcttggTCTTCTTTTTGGAGGGTGAGGCCATGCGCTGGCTTTGTGGGACAGCCCTGCCACGGTGCTTGGGCTTGCTTCCCAGAAGGTGTTTGAGTACAGAGCTGTTCTTCACAGCCATCTGCAAGTGGCATGGAGAGATGCACTGTTCGTTGCTCTTCTTTGAAATCCTCCCAGCCATGTCCATGGTTTTGTGCGTcacccactgcagcacagcagccaggtAGACAGGGGCCCTGGCTCCAAAGCGCTCAGCAAACTGGCCTCTGCGCAGTTGCCTGTCTATACGGCTCACAGGGAAGAGCAGGCCAGCCCGGGAGGAGCGGGAGGAGCGACTCTTTTTGGCCTTCGCTTCCCAGCCCGTAGAGGGCTCCCCAGAGCACGTCGCCTCAGGCTCCCTTTTCTGCTCAGGCACAGTGCAGACCCCCTCTGTTCCTGACATGCTGCTTGCTCCCATAGGTCTCTCCATGCCGCGCAGGCTGATCTTCCTGTGCCCCTGCCTGCCTTTCCTGCCTGCTCTTGATGTATTTGCTGGcccttgctgctgttttctgtctcctccACCCCTACCAGCCTGGTGTAGATGTGTCTGTGGCAGGGTGGCTCCACGTGCTCTGGCAAGGACCTCTACCCTGGCCAAGCTTCTCTGAGGAAGGGCTTCTGCTCAAGCCTTCTCCTCCACAGGCTGAGACCCTTTGTTTACCAGCCCAGTGGGAACCAGGGCACCCCTTCTGTGGTGGGACCAATAGGAAGGGACTTGCTCTGTGACCTCACCTCCCTGCTTGTGACATCGTCCCTGCTGGCCCTGTCACTTGCAATGAGCTCAGGGATGGCCTCTGCATCCAGCCCCTCCCATTTTCCCATGTCAGAGGCTTTCCAAGGGTATGACTGTACAAGGCCAAGCCACAGTGCCGCTACTTAAGGAGAATCCTGacctcttctctttccctgttttttttctaattaccTACTGTGTACTCTCACACAAATCAAGAGATTTAGGGATACTTTTGGAAGTGTTCATGGCAGCCTGATGAAATGCAGAGGCTGTTCCCGTCAAAGAAAGGTGGTAGCTGG includes these proteins:
- the LOC110390671 gene encoding late histone H2A.2.2-like: MERPMGASSMSGTEGVCTVPEQKREPEATCSGEPSTGWEAKAKKSRSSRSSRAGLLFPVSRIDRQLRRGQFAERFGARAPVYLAAVLQWVTHKTMDMAGRISKKSNEQCISPCHLQMAVKNSSVLKHLLGSKPKHRGRAVPQSQRMASPSKKKTKRRKRSHRKQAAPAHATAAVTVK